A region of the Patescibacteria group bacterium genome:
CAAAGCTACGCCAGAATAATTATTAACTATTTTTTTAGCCGGGCAACCTAAATTAATATCAACGCCATCGAATCCGGCTTTTTCAATCAATTGGGCGGCTTTTTCAAAGTGTTGGGGGTTAGAACCAAAAAGTTGTAAAACAACAGGTTTTTCTTTTTTGTTAAATTTTAAAAAATCAAGAGTTTTTTGGTTTTGATAAAATAAACCTGTCACTGAGACCATTTCAGTATATACCACATCAGCCTCCATTTTTTTACACAGCAAACGAAAAGGCGAATCACTTAAACCAGCCATGGGCGCCAGACAGAAAAAGGGTTTTTTTAATTTTAACCAAAAATTTAATTGGGGCATAAAATTGTTATTTAACTAAGTTTATGGTATCATAAAATAATAATTTGTAAATTTAATTTAAAATAAAAATAAAATATATGACTAAAAAAGACCACATTAATGACATCGACGAGCTAGAAGCTGAAATTAGTCGTTTGCAAATTAAGGCTCAAGGTAAAAATTTAAAATTACCAACTGAAACGGAAACTTATAATTTTTTATCAACCAATCAAAGCCAAGGAGTTGAAGAAGGCGAATTGGCAGTGGATGTTTATCAGGATAAAAATAATCTAATCGTTCAATCGGTCATTGGCGGTGTGAAGGCGGAAGATTTGGATATTGGAGTAGAAAATGGAGTTTTGACCGTTCGTGGCGAAAGAAAGCGTCAAGATAAAATTAAATCTCAAGATTATTTTTATGAAGAATGTTATTGGGGTAAATTTTCACGTTCCGTTATGTTGCCTCAAGAAGTTAAGATTGATAAAATTAAAGCCAATTTAGAAAACGGTTTACTGACAATT
Encoded here:
- a CDS encoding Hsp20/alpha crystallin family protein, whose amino-acid sequence is MTKKDHINDIDELEAEISRLQIKAQGKNLKLPTETETYNFLSTNQSQGVEEGELAVDVYQDKNNLIVQSVIGGVKAEDLDIGVENGVLTVRGERKRQDKIKSQDYFYEECYWGKFSRSVMLPQEVKIDKIKANLENGLLTIILPKIDSQKSTQINIVEK